In Fundulus heteroclitus isolate FHET01 chromosome 17, MU-UCD_Fhet_4.1, whole genome shotgun sequence, the following are encoded in one genomic region:
- the prickle1b gene encoding LOW QUALITY PROTEIN: prickle-like protein 1b (The sequence of the model RefSeq protein was modified relative to this genomic sequence to represent the inferred CDS: deleted 1 base in 1 codon), with product MPLVKCLSLMNRERSDRRDRPVPRGPDMEARSGGKVGKMMSVGFQRSSTSDDDSGCVLEEYAWVPPGLRPEQVQMYFACLPEDKVPYVNSPGEKHRIRQLLYQLPPHDNELRYCQSLTEEEKRELQIFSNQRKREALGRGTPKILPRALQHTRCENCRGGVNGGEMAIFASRAGPGPCWHPACFACSMCQELLVDLIYFYQNGKIFCGRHHAELMKPRCSSCDEIIFADECTEAEGRHWHMKHFACFECGTMLGGQRYIMKNGRPYCCGCFESLYAEYCEACGENIGVDHAQMTYEGVHWHATDQCFCCTQCKTSLLGCPFLPKQGRIYCSKACSQGEDVHASDSSDSAFQSARSRESRRSVRMGKSSRPAEQWRQSQLFSPPAAVTAYEHRFGEGEGDGDADGDIDIVGSKLTRLGLEEERFWREREEQDAGGEEDPEEWAQHEDYMTQLLLKFGDRGMLHQLQPSCLKSPSPNGDATRLINDPWLKSESTSVGRNPSSPTPTSPTQSQTSVQSRANSLSPGLIDKKHLPEMYWAQSQDGLGDSAYGSHPGPASARKIQELELDQDQEQSGVGKQAFWPDTRQWYDDSLECIADELRKVEKGVGDSMDSLALSNITGASVDGDATTAYNLHTIHDSSMTVECEKMSNMGTFNSSHIHHSANSLGLNMEKRAEGEENGVALGMRVGPVGLHSMSPQSEGLPASFVQAPALRRSKSQSRPPQMVKFSEDTVDNGYNDGFEVSVMKHPMSEKPQRRACCPEELGRARSHSTSHHGRSRPQHHRQGRRHRSRKTRSDNALHMVPVGRAQRPFDPQQQDIANPPYGAMRLQHPTHMLPLAFSQTRSDYMLRSSNQSSSRFDQFMDLHRDEDDWCSTCSSSSSDSEEEGYFLGQPIPQPRAVGRYYAEDYPTRVTALTALSHGSQTGRRKGHSSKNCIIS from the exons gtccagatgtaTTTCGCCTGTCTGCCAGAAGACAAGGTGCCGTACGTCAACAGCCCGGGAGAAAAACACCGGATCAGACAGCTCCTCTACCAGCTGCCACCGCACGACAATGAG TTGCGCTACTGCCAGTCCCTAACGGAGGAGGAAAAGAGGGAGCTCCAAATTTTCAGCAACCAAAGGAAGAGGGAGGCGCTGGGAAGAGGGACGCCGAAGATCCTCCCCAGAGCCCTGCAACACACTCGCTGTGAAAAC TGTCGTGGCGGCGTTAATGGAGGGGAGATGGCCATTTTCGCCTCCAGAGCTGGGCCCGGTCCTTGCTGGCACCCGGCGTGCTTTGCGTGCTCCATGTGCCAGGAGCTCCTGGTAGATCTCATCTATTTCTATCAAAACGGCAAGATCTTCTGTGGCCGACACCACGCAGAGCTCATGAAACCTCGATGCTCCTCTTGCGATGAG ATCATCTTTGCGGATGAATGCACCGAGGCAGAGGGACGTCACTGGCACATGAAGCACTTTGCCTGTTTTGAGTGCGGGACGATGCTAGGCGGACAACGGTACATCATGAAAAACGGACGGCCCTACTGCTGTGGGTGCTTTGAGTCACTGTATGCGGAGTACTGTGAGGCCTGTGGAGAAAACATAG gtgTCGACCATGCTCAGATGACCTATGAAGGTGTTCACTGGCACGCCACAGACCAGTGCTTCTGTTGTACCCAGTGTAAGACATCATTGCTGGGTTGTCCTTTCTTACCCAAGCAAGGTCGCATCTATTGCTCAAAGGCCTGCAGCCAGGGGGAAGATGTACATGCCTCTGACTCATCAGATTCTGCTTTCCAATCGGCTCGCTCACGGGAATCTCGACGGAGCGTCCGCATGGGGAAGAGCAGTAGGCCCGCTGAACAGTGGCGTCAGTCACAGCTGTTTAGTCCTCCAGCTGCTGTCACTGCTTATGAGCACAGgtttggggagggagagggagatgGAGACGCCGATGGGGACATCGATATAGTGGGGAGCAAGCTTACCCGTCTCGGACTGGAGGAGGAGAGGTTCTGGAGAGAGCGGGAAGAGCAGGATGCCGGTGGAGAGGAGGATCCGGAGGAGTGGGCTCAGCACGAGGACTACATGACTCAGCTTCTGCTCAAGTTTGGTGATCGTGGGATGCTACACCAGCTCCAGCCGTCATGTCTAAAGTCACCAAGCCCCAACGGTGATGCAACGCGGCTAATAAATGATCCCTGGTTAAAGTCCGAATCGACATCAGTTGGGCGTAACCCCTCCTCTCCCACCCCTACCAGTCCCACCCAGAGCCAAACTTCTGTTCAGTCTCGAGCTAACAGCCTTAGCCCTGGCTTGATAGACAAGAAGCATCTACCGGAAATGTACTGGGCCCAGTCGCAGGACGGCCTTGGAGACTCGGCTTATGGGAGCCATCCAGGTCCCGCCAGTGCAAGAAAGATCCAAGAGCTGGAGTTGGACCAAGATCAGGAGCAGTCTGGAGTAGGAAAACAGGCCTTTTGGCCAGACACAAGACAGTGGTATGATGACTCCCTGGAGTGTATCGCTGATGAGCTAAGGAAGGTTGAAAAGGGCGTAGGAGATTCCATGGACTCCCTTGCTTTGTCAAACATCACTG GTGCGTCGGTGGATGGAGATGCAACCACAGCCTACAACCTTCACACCATCCACGATTCCTCCATGACTGTCGAGTGTGAAAAAATGAGCAACATGGGAACGTTTAATTCATCACATATTCACCACAGCGCAAACTCCCTCGGGCTCAACATGGAAAAGAGAGCTGAGGGGGAAGAGAATGGGGTAGCGCTCGGAATGAGGGTTGGTCCTGTAGGACTTCACTCAATGTCTCCACAATCAGAGGGCCTCCCCGCATCCTTTGTTCAAGCTCCAGCTCTGAGGAGGAGCAAGTCGCAATCCAGGCCCCCTCAGATGGTCAAGTTCTCAGAGGACACGGTGGACAATGGCTACAACGACGGTTTTGAGGTCAGCGTCATGAAACAT CCTATGAGCGAGAAACCACAGAGAAGAGCGTGCTGCCCGGAGGAGCTGGGCAGAGCGAGAAGCCACTCGACGAGCCACCACGGCAGAAGCAGGCCCCAACACCACCGCCAGGGCCGGCGCCACCGGAGCCGCAAAACCCGCTCGGACAACGCGCTTCACATGGTACCTGTGGGGAGAGCGCAGAGGCCGTTTGATCCTCAGCAGCAGGACATAGCAAACCCACCATACGGTGCGATGCGCCTCCAGCACCCCACGCACATGCTGCCGCTGGCCTTCTCCCAAACCCGATCTGACTACATGCTTCGCAGCTCGAACCAGAGCAGCTCGCGGTTTGACCAGTTCATGGATCTCCACAGGGACGAGGACGACTGGTGCTCGACTTGTTCCTCGTCGTCGTCGGACTCTGAGGAAGAGGGATATTTCCTCGGCCAACCAATCCCCCAGCCTCGGGCGGTTGGCCGTTACTACGCAGAAGACTACCCGACGAGGGTGACCGCCCTCACGGCCCTCAGCCATGGCTCACAGACAGGTCGCCGGAAGGGCCACAGCTCCAAAAACTGTATCATTTCATAG